From a region of the Primulina eburnea isolate SZY01 chromosome 7, ASM2296580v1, whole genome shotgun sequence genome:
- the LOC140836585 gene encoding 9-cis-epoxycarotenoid dioxygenase NCED1, chloroplastic-like has translation MANSNAATSSWIKPKSRAPLIADSGSCKTSVSLSQHISLPHRKGNFDIKSSIQAPTIHLPNQSQIRTATKLATIKKLDSASSPLKPQWNLIQKAAAAALDVLESALTAHELENPLPKTADPVVQIAGNFSPVPEQPVKHKLRVTGKIPDSIQGVYVRNGANPLFEPLSGHHLFDGDGMIHSVKISDGSASYACRFTETRRLIQERDLGRPVFPKAIGELHGHSGIARLMLFYARGLFKLVDHDQGIGVANAGLVYFNNRLLAMSEDDLPYNVRLDPDGDLETVGRYSFNGQLRSPMIAHPKFDPVSGELFALSYDVIQKPYLKYFWFSRNGEKSEDVEISISEPTMMHDFAITENFVIVPDQQVVFKLSEMIKGGSPVAYDKNKVSRFGVLDKYAKNSSGIKWVEVPDCFCFHLWNAWEEPETNEIVVIGSCMTPPNSIFNECEEGLKSVLSEIRLNLKTGKSTRKPILSYQDQVNLEAGMVNKNRLGRKTQYAYLAIAEPWPKVSGFAKVDLFTGEIKKFIYGDEKFGGEPMFLPAGPDPKSEVDGYILTFVHDEKAWKSELQIINAITMKLEASIKLPSRVPYGFHGTFINAKDLVNQA, from the coding sequence ATGGCCAATTCTAACGCTGCCACAAGTTCGTGGATTAAGCCTAAATCGCGTGCTCCATTAATAGCCGACTCGGGCTCTTGTAAAACATCTGTATCCTTGAGCCAACACATTAGTTTGCCGCACAGAAAAGGCAACTTCGACATAAAATCCTCCATCCAAGCTCCAACGATCCACCTCCCGAACCAATCCCAAATCCGAACGGCTACAAAACTAGCTACCATAAAAAAACTAGATTCAGCTTCTTCTCCACTGAAACCACAATGGAATTTGATTCAGAAAGCTGCGGCGGCGGCTTTGGATGTACTGGAGAGTGCACTAACTGCTCACGAGCTGGAGAACCCTTTGCCTAAAACAGCGGACCCTGTTGTCCAAATCGCCGGAAATTTCTCTCCTGTGCCAGAACAGCCGGTCAAGCACAAACTTCGGGTTACTGGGAAAATCCCAGACTCCATTCAAGGAGTGTACGTGAGAAATGGAGCTAATCCGCTCTTCGAGCCGCTCTCAGGACACCACCTCTTCGACGGTGATGGCATGATTCACAGTGTGAAAATTTCTGACGGCTCTGCAAGCTATGCCTGTCGTTTTACAGAGACACGAAGACTGATACAGGAAAGGGACTTGGGCCGCCCTGTTTTCCCAAAAGCTATTGGAGAGCTACACGGCCATTCTGGCATAGCTAGATTGATGCTTTTTTATGCTCGTGGTTTGTTTAAGCTGGTTGATCATGACCAGGGAATCGGAGTTGCGAATGCTGGATTGGTGTACTTCAACAACCGTTTATTGGCCATGTCGGAAGATGATTTGCCTTATAATGTCCGCTTGGATCCGGATGGGGACCTGGAAACTGTGGGAAGGTACAGTTTCAATGGTCAGTTAAGGTCCCCCATGATTGCTCACCCAAAGTTCGACCCAGTCTCCGGTGAGCTCTTTGCTCTGAGCTACGACGTCATTCAGAAGCCATACTTGAAGTACTTTTGGTTTTCAAGGAACGGCGAGAAATCAGAAGACGTCGAGATCTCGATATCTGAACCGACAATGATGCATGATTTCGCTATTACAGAAAATTTCGTGATCGTGCCGGATCAGCAGGTGGTGTTCAAGTTGTCGGAAATGATCAAAGGTGGCTCTCCGGTTGCGTACGATAAGAATAAAGTTTCCAGGTTCGGTGTGCTGGACAAGTATGCTAAGAACTCTTCTGGGATCAAGTGGGTGGAGGTGCCTGACTGCTTCTGTTTCCATCTTTGGAATGCATGGGAGGAGCCTGAAACAAATGAAATAGTCGTCATTGGTTCCTGCATGACTCCCCCGAACTCCATTTTCAACGAATGCGAAGAAGGATTAAAGAGTGTTCTATCTGAAATCAGGCTGAATTTGAAGACTGGTAAATCGACAAGAAAGCCCATTTTATCATATCAAGATCAGGTGAATTTAGAAGCCGGGATGGTGAACAAAAACAGGCTTGGAAGAAAAACCCAATACGCATATCTTGCCATTGCAGAGCCATGGCCAAAAGTCTCAGGGTTCGCTAAGGTAGATCTTTTCACAGGAGAAATCAAGAAATTCATTTACGGGGATGAGAAATTCGGTGGAGAACCCATGTTTCTCCCCGCAGGCCCTGATCCAAAATCTGAAGTTGATGGCTATATTCTGACCTTCGTCCATGACGAAAAGGCTTGGAAATCAGAACTCCAGATTATCAATGCCATCACAATGAAATTGGAGGCCTCAATTAAGCTCCCATCAAGAGTTCCCTATGGTTTTCACGGCACATTCATCAACGCCAAAGACTTGGTAAATCAGGCTTGA
- the LOC140836584 gene encoding translation initiation factor IF-2, chloroplastic-like, giving the protein MASLASLANLGSVKMNSFGNFDGSVCLVRRVSFHRNLCSCRRFCIGKRWRYAGVCRFSLTTNYVTEQGSSVSLDSTYGDGKDNETFLRAAPRPVLKSGSGIEPLQSMSWDEPRLREGLGNKNVNDDERSKMIESLGEVLEKAEKLETGKKVYVPRNNQSKNEVSKQNKGRLVIEMENLDIKYKTVKSVWRKGNPVTNVPKVVKGPPKQEPKIGGGEVTGYQSVSPSRVPQPPQKVQPRLQAKPSVAPPPFLKKPVVLKDVNAAAKSPVSDESDTGTKMKERKPILIDKFASKKPVVDPVIAQAVLAPRKPGKSPVPGKFKAEFRKKSGTSEGPRRRMVDDDNVILDEDASELNVSIPGATTLRKGRKWSKASRKAARLRAAHDAAPVKVEMMEVGEDGMLIEELACNLVISEGEILGYFYSKGIKPDGVQKLSKDMVKMVCREYQVEVIDAIPVRVEEMAKKKKIFDENDMDKLKDRPPVLTIMGHVDHGKTTLLDYIRKSKVAASEAGGITQGIGAYKVQVPIDGKPQTCVFLDTPGHEAFGAMRARGARVTDIAIIVVAADDGLRPQTSEAVAHAKAAGVPIVVAINKIDKDGANPDRVLQELSSIGLMPEEWGGDVPMVKISALKGENIDDLLETVMLVAELQDLKANPDRSAKGTVIEAGLDKSKGPVATFIVQNGTLRRGNTVVCGEAFGKVRAIFDDQGTKVDEAGPSIPVQVLGLSNVPLAGDEFEVVASLDIAREKAGLRAEYLRNERITEKAGDGKVTLSSLASAVSAGKNAGLDLHQLNIILKVDVQGSIEAIKQALQVLPQENITLKFLLQATGDVSTSDVDLAVASNAIIFGFNVKTPGSVKSYTDNKSVEIRLYKVIYELIDDVRNAMEGLLDLVDEQVPMGSAEIRAVFSSGSGRVAGCMVTEGKLVKDCGIRVLRKGKEVHVGVLGSLRRVKEIVKEVNAGLECGIGSDVFDDWEERDIVEAFTTVQKKRTLEEASATMSAALEEVGIQL; this is encoded by the exons ATGGCTTCTTTAGCTTCCTTGGCGAATTTGGGAAGCGTGAAGATGAATTCTTTTGGTAATTTTGATGGCTCTGTTTGTTTAGTTAGGAGGGTATCCTTTCACAGGAACCTTTGTAGTTGTAGAAGGTTTTGCATTGGCAAGAGATGGAGGTATGCTGGTGTTTGTAGATTTTCTTTAACTACTAATTACGTTACAGAACAAGGTAGTTCGGTATCTCTTGATTCCACGTACGGAGATGGTAAAGACAATGAGACTTTTCTGAGGGCCGCCCCTAGGCCGGTTTTGAAATCGGGATCGGGAATTGAACCCCTCCAGAGTATGTCTTGGGATGAACCCAGACTTCGAGAAGGTTTAGGCAATAAGAATGTGAACGATGATGAGAGAAGTAAGATGATCGAGTCTCTAGGGGAGGTGTTGGAGAAGGCAGAAAAGCTAGAGACTGGCAAGAAGGTGTATGTGCCAAGGAATAATCAGTCTAAGAATGAAGTATCTAAGCAAAACAAAGGCAGGCTGGTTATTGAGATGGAAAATTTAGATATCAAGTATAAGACTGTGAAGAGCGTTTGGAGGAAGGGTAATCCAGTCACTAATGTGCCAAAAGTTGTGAAGGGACCTCCGAAACAGGAACCTAAAATAGGTGGAGGAGAGGTGACTGGATATCAGTCTGTTTCTCCATCTAGGGTCCCCCAGCCTCCTCAGAAAGTTCAGCCAAGGTTACAGGCAAAACCCTCTGTAGCTCCTCCTCCTTTTCTCAAGAAACCCGTTGTCTTGAAGGATGTTAATGCAGCTGCCAAGTCTCCTGTTTCTGATGAATCTGATACAGGTACGAAGATGAAAGAGCGTAAACCAATTTTAATCGACAAATTTGCGTCTAAAAAACCTGTGGTTGATCCTGTGATTGCTCAAGCTGTTTTAGCCCCTCGAAAGCCAGGGAAGAGCCCTGTACCTGGAAAATTTAAGGCCGAATTTCGAAAAAAAAGTGGCACATCAGAAGGGCCTCGGAGACGCATGGTTGATGATGACAATGTAATTCTTGATGAGGATGCATCAGAACTCAATGTTTCAATTCCTGGGGCTACCACTTTGAGAAAAGGAAGAAAATGGAGTAAAGCAAGCCGAAAAGCTGCTAGACTCCGAGCAGCCCATGATGCTGCTCCTGTTAAAGTAGAAATGATGGAAGTTGGTGAAGATGGCATGTTGATTGAAGAGTTGGCCTGCAACTTGGTCATCAGTGAAGGTGAAATTCTTGGGTATTTCTACTCCAAAGGAATTAAACCTGATGGTGTTCAGAAGCTTAGCAAAGACATGGTGAAGATGGTATGCAGAGAATATCAGGTGGAAGTCATTGATGCTATCCCTGTGAGGGTAGAAGAaatggcaaaaaaaaaaaagatttttgaTGAAAATGACATGGACAAATTAAAAGACAGACCTCCTGTTTTGACCATAATGGGTCATGTTGATCATGGAAAG ACGACACTTTTGGATTACATACGGAAGAGCAAG GTGGCAGCATCTGAAGCTGGTGGGATTACTCAAGGAATTGGGGCTTATAAGGTTCAAGTACCTATAGATGGCAAGCCACAAACATGTGTTTTTCTTGATACTCCTGGACACGAG GCATTCGGAGCAATGAGAGCTCGTGGAGCCAGAGTGACAGACATTGCCATCATCGTAGTGGCAGCTGACGATGGACTCCGACCTCAAACAAGTGAGGCTGTTGCCCACGCCAAAGCGGCTGGGGTGCCAATTGTGGTAGCTATAAATAAG ATAGATAAGGATGGAGCTAATCCTGATCGAGTTCTACAAGAACTTTCTTCCATTGGTTTAATGCCTGAAGAGTGGGGTGGCGACGTTCCAATGGTCAAG ATAAGTGCTCTTAAGGGAGAAAATATAGATGATTTACTGGAAACTGTCATGCTTGTTGCTGAG TTGCAAGACCTGAAGGCTAATCCAGATAGGAGTGCTAAAGGAACAGTGATTGAAGCAGGTCTTGATAAATCCAAGGGACCTGTGGCTACCTTTATTGTGCAAAATGGGACACTCAGAAGAGGAAATACAGTAGTTTGTGGTGAAGCGTTTGGAAAG GTGCGGGCAATATTTGATGATCAGGGGACAAAGGTTGATGAAGCTGGTCCTTCTATTCCAGTACAG GTTCTTGGATTGAGCAATGTTCCTTTAGCTGGTGATGAGTTTGAGGTTGTTGCATCTCTTGATATTGCTCGAGAAAAGGCAGGGTTGCGAGCAGAGTATTTGAGAAATGAACGTATAACAGAAAAAGCTGGAGATGGGAAGGTGACACTTTCTTCTTTAGCATCTGCTGTTTCAGCTGGGAAGAATGCTGGATTAGATCTGCACCAACTCAATATAATATTGAAGGTTGATGTTCAG GGATCCATTGAGGCCATAAAGCAAGCTTTGCAAGTGCTTCCTCAAGAAAACATCACTCTGAAGTTCCTGCTGCAAGCTACTGGGGATGTGAGCACCAGTGATGTTGACTTGGCAGTGGCAAGCAACGCTATTATTTTTGGCTTCAATGTCAAAACACCCGGTTCGGTGAAGAGTTACACAGATAACAAAAGTGTTGAAATCCGGCTATATAAAGTTATATATGAACTTATTGATGATGTGCGGAATGCAATGGAGGGTCTTCTGGATCTCGTTGAT GAGCAAGTACCGATGGGTTCAGCAGAGATAAGGGCAGTATTTAGTAGTGGCAGTGGCCGTGTTGCTGGATGCATGGTGACAGAGGGAAAACTAGTGAAAGATTGTGGAATTCGAGTACTAAGAAAAGGCAAAGAAGTTCATGTCGGTGTCCTAGGTTCCTTGAGACGGGTGAAGGAGATAGTAAAAGAG GTAAATGCTGGACTCGAATGCGGTATTGGAAGTGATGTCTTCGATGATTGGGAGGAGAGGGATATCGTGGAGGCATTTACCACCGTGCAAAAGAAAAGAACACTCGAAGAGGCGTCTGCCACGATGTCAGCTGCACTCGAAGAAGTAGGGATACAACTGTGA
- the LOC140835978 gene encoding serine/threonine-protein kinase WAG1-like, whose translation MEQDDSLYYSNLADSELDLSFISVTTATTVSARSSLARSSLTLSFNESRLSTTSNYSTSSSTAVPNTNHRPHSCHDNPNWAAIKAATTLSHDGAIHLRHLKLLRLVGSGNLGRVFLCRLRDYDHANFALKVVDRDSLTSKKLSQVQTEAKILSSLDHPFLPTLYAHLEVSHYTCLLMDFCPHGDLHVLLRKQPTNRLPVQAVRFFAAEVLLALEYLHSRGIVYRDLKPENVLIREDGHIMLSDFDLCFQSDVSPRLESMTQIKEGSCSCFVRRQRVERVTEFVAEPTAAFSRSCVGTHEYLSPELASGSGHGNGVDWWAFGVLIYELLYGTTPFKGGSKESTLRNITSTRGVRLQAAEGEREEPGMAEARDLIEKLLVKDPRKRLGCGRGATDVKRHPFFHGIKWPLIRSYRPPEVRGLAVKRSKSRAHVGVFSSPRWRRCFWKKLACLMRIKASKYRLNSNYNYYSHID comes from the coding sequence ATGGAGCAAGACGACTCCCTTTACTACTCCAATTTAGCAGACTCCGAGCTTGATCTGAGCTTCATCTCCGTCACCACAGCCACCACCGTTAGTGCCCGGAGCAGCTTAGCTCGCAGCAGCCTAACCCTCAGCTTCAACGAGTCGCGTCTATCTACCACCTCCAATTATAGTACTTCTTCCTCCACCGCCGTCCCAAACACCAACCACCGTCCACATAGTTGCCATGACAATCCCAACTGGGCAGCTATCAAGGCTGCCACCACGTTGTCACACGACGGTGCTATCCATCTCCGCCACCTCAAACTCCTCCGCCTGGTTGGGTCAGGGAACCTTGGCCGCGTCTTTCTCTGCCGCCTACGTGATTACGATCATGCAAACTTTGCCCTTAAAGTCGTCGATCGGGATTCCTTGACTTCTAAGAAACTGTCCCAGGTGCAGACGGAAGCGAAAATTCTCTCCTCTCTTGACCACCCTTTTCTTCCTACGTTGTACGCTCACTTAGAAGTGTCTCATTACACTTGTCTTTTGATGGACTTCTGCCCCCATGGAGACCTCCATGTCTTACTCCGAAAGCAACCCACGAATCGTTTACCTGTTCAGGCTGTCAGGTTCTTCGCTGCCGAAGTTCTCCTGGCTCTAGAATATCTACACTCGCGTGGCATTGTGTACCGGGATCTCAAACCGGAAAATGTATTGATCCGTGAAGATGGTCATATCATGTTATCGGATTTTGATCTGTGTTTCCAGTCAGATGTTTCGCCGAGATTGGAGAGTATGACACAAATCAAGGAGGGATCCTGTTCTTGTTTCGTCCGACGGCAGCGTGTGGAACGGGTGACCGAATTTGTGGCGGAGCCAACGGCAGCGTTTTCAAGATCGTGCGTCGGTACTCACGAATACTTATCGCCGGAGTTAGCTAGCGGCAGCGGCCATGGCAATGGAGTTGACTGGTGGGCTTTCGGCGTCTTGATATACGAACTACTCTACGGCACGACGCCGTTCAAGGGTGGGAGCAAGGAATCCACCCTGCGGAATATAACATCCACCAGAGGAGTGAGGTTGCAGGCGGCGGAAGGGGAGAGGGAGGAGCCGGGAATGGCGGAGGCTAGAGATTTGATCGAGAAATTGCTGGTAAAGGACCCTCGGAAGAGATTGGGATGTGGCAGGGGTGCAACGGACGTCAAGCGGCACCCATTCTTCCACGGCATTAAGTGGCCGCTGATCCGAAGTTACCGGCCGCCTGAGGTGCGTGGCCTGGCCGTGAAACGGAGCAAGAGCAGGGCCCACGTGGGTGTATTTTCGTCCCCAAGATGGCGGCGCTGCTTCTGGAAGAAGCTGGCTTGTTTGATGAGAATAAAAGCGTCTAAATACAGATTAAATTCTAATTACAATTATTATTCTCATATAGACTAA